From Malus sylvestris chromosome 1, drMalSylv7.2, whole genome shotgun sequence:
accaaGTGTGGATCATATGGCGGCAGTAATGAGAATCTTGGCATACTTAAAGTCTGCCCCGGGAAAGGGAATTTTGTATGAACATCATGGACATATGAGGATCGAGGGATTTACTGATGTTGATTGGGAAGGTGATGTGACTGACAAACGATCTACATCTGGGTATTTCACATTTGTTGGAGGTAATTTAGTTACGTGGCTGAACAAGAAGCAGAATGTGGTATCACGATCCTCTACCGAAGCCGAGTATAAGGGTATGACACATGGTGTGTGTGAGATCCTTTGGCTATGAAAGTTGCTTTGGGGTCTTGGTTTTACACAGAAAGAGGCGATGAAATTGTATTGTGACAATAAGTTTACTAGAGAAATAGCTGAGAATCCGGTACAGCATGACAGGTCACAGGACCAAGCATGTTGAGGTTGatagacattttatcaaagaaaagcTGGAAAAGAAGATGGTGTCAATACCGTTCGTGAACTCAGAGGAACAACTTGCGGATATCCTTACTCATACCGTGTGTAGTAGGAGGTTCGATGACTCACTTATCAAGTTGGGCATGTTTTCCTTAacatgggaactttaacgaaaagcacccggtactgtttactttaatgaaaaaccacatttttacactaaaaagtcaatcctggtactattcattttaccctttattttgtccttatcattaaaactcaaagttttcaagcccttttcattagttcgATGACTCACTTATCAAGTTGGGCATGTTTTCCTTAACATCtatgctccaacttgagggggagtattggcgTGAGTCTATATTTTAGGAGAAaaggaatgtaaatattttgtaattattagAGTCATGTTTTAGGAAGGATATTGTgtcctttattattttttgtttccttttgtaacaaggattgtatgtacTTTTATTCGGGATTATGGAATACAGAAAAGTTAAGCCGTAAAATTCCAGAAGATTTCCAAGGATAACAATACTGAGCCGACTGAATTTGAAGAGTCGGTTGCTCAAGCAGTATTTGATTTGGAAAACACAAATCAGGAGCTGAAGAGTGACCTGAAGGATCTCTATATCAACTCAGCAATTCAAGTTGATGCGTATGGAAGCAAGAAGGCCGCGGTTATCCATGTGCCCTATAGGCTTAGGAAGGCTTATCGCAAGATCCTTGTTCGCCTCGTGAGGGAGCTTGAGAAGAAGTTCAGTGGGAAGGATGTGATCCTGATTGCCACACGTAGGATTGTGAGGCCTCCTAAGAAAGGGTCAGCTGCTCAACGTCCCCGCAGTCGTACACTAACTGCTGTGCATGAAGCAATGTTGGAAGATGTTGTGTTGCCTGCTGAGATTATTGGAAAGCGCATCAGATACTGTCTGGATGGATCCAAGACAATGAAGGTATTCTTGGACCCCAAGGAACGAAACAACACCGAGTACAAGCTGGAGAGCTTCCCTGCTGTTTACCGGAAGCTTTCAGGAAAGGATGTTGTGTTCGAGTAACCAATCACCGAAGCATAGAAATATTTGGTTTACCTGAAGAACTGCAGTTGAGCTGGCAgacgatttaaaattttgatgttgAGGACATGGTTTTAGGATAGCCTTTGACGGATTTTGTTCTCTACATTATTAGCGCGTATTTTCATTCTGTTTTCTTAATCGAAGGATTTATAAtcatcaaaaaacaaaaacaaaaaaaagaacttcacatccacaatttttttttttttttgtgacccGATAACGACCTGATTAGTTATAAAATTTGGGGAATAAAGTTGCATATCTAAAAGCCCCTTTTCATATGCCTAGTTACTTTTGGAATGACGAATATGCAACCTGATTCACGGCTAAAGTTGCATTAAAATTTGGGGAATAAAGCTATAATATCCTctacaaaaaatttcaataaagCTATCCTATttccagtaaaaaaaaaagtacaattaGGTTTTGAAATTGGGAGAAGGGGAGGAGGGAAGGGGAAATTGAGGATTGTGGAAGCAGCTTTGGCCTGGTGTGGTGCAAGCAAAAGCTAGGAAATTGGGGGAAAAGAAACGAATGACTTGTTGGGTagctaataaataaaaataaaaaaagttgcagtcgtaTATAGGCGAATATGTTTTCTTACACCATTAAATTAGAGAACATGTTTTCTTACACCATTAATTTAGATGACCATACTTGCTACAAGCATGTAGGCGAATATTTTAGACTTCTACGTGGTTTCTCTAATTTTACACTTCTACGCGGTTTCTCTAATTTCATGTTCTCTAAAATATTTGCGGGCTTTTCGTAGTAATATTTGCTAATAGCATGAAAATTGTCCGTGCATCCCAAAATAgcagcttctctctctctcaggaACCGTTCAAGGTCATGAGGCAACCCAATATATATTACAACAGGGGCTTATTAAAGTGAAAAACCCACCTCCAGCAATCCCATTTCATTTCCGCCTCCTCTCTCGCTCCTTACACTATCCCGTCATCATCTTCTCTGCCATTGTCGAGGaactctcctctctcttcttaGAATACGTCAGTttgtatttgaaatttgaattcacttgtaatatgatatatgtttataCTGTAACCAACTTATCTTGTAATCTCTAAAAAATGAAGTCAAAACCTCACTCATCATTAACTGAGTTGAGCTTATGCAATCAGTCTCTAATACCCTAGTTTAAATTCTTTCATTGAGGTATTTGTATACATATTCCTCATGCAGGATGTTGCATTAAAATTTGGGGAATAAAGCTATAATATCCTCTACAAAAATTTGCAATAAAGTTATCCTATttccagtaaaaaaaaaagtacaattaGGTTTTGAAATTGGGAGGAGGGGAGGAGGGAAGGGGAAATGGAGGATTATGAAAGAATCTTTGGTCTGGTGTGGTGCAAGCAAAAGTTCGGATATTGGGGAAAAAGAAACGAATGACTTGTTGGGTagctaatataaaaaaaaaaaaaaaaaaaagggttgcagTCGCATGTAGGCGAATATGTTTTCTTACACCATTAAATTAGagaacatgttttcttgcaccATTAAATTAAAGAACATGTTTTCTTACACCATTAAATTAGAGGACCATGCTTGCTACTAGCATGTAGGCGAATATTTTAGACTTCTACGCGGTTTCTCTAATTTCATGTTCTCTAAAATATTCGCGGGCTTTTGGTAGTAATACTTGCTACTAGCATGAAGATTGTCCGTGCATCCCAAAATAccagcttctctctctctcaggaAGCGTTGAAGCTCATGAGGCAACCCAATATATATTTCAACAGGGGCTTATTAAAGTGAAAAACCCACCTCCAGCATTCCCATTTCATTTCCGCCTCCTCTCTCGCTCCTTACGCTATCCCGTCATCATCTTCTCTGCCATCGTCGAGGaactctcctctctcttcttcgAATATGTCAGTttgtatttgaaatttgaattcacTTGTAATCTGATATATGTTTATACTGTAACCAACTTATCTTGTAATCTCTATATAATGTAGTCAAAACCTCACTCATCATTAACTGAGTTGAGCTTATGCAATCAGTCTCTAAAACCCTAGTTTAAACTCTTTCATTGAGGTACTCGTATACATATTCTCAGCCTCAGGCAGGATGTTGCATTAAAATTTGGGGAATAAAGCTATAATATCCTCTACAAAAATTTGCAATAAAGCTATCCTATTTCCAGTAAAAAAAAGTACAATTAGGTTTTGAAATTGGGAGGAGGGGAGGAGGGAAGGGGAAATGAGGATTGGGAAGAAGCTTTGGTCTGGTGTGGTGCAGGCAAAAGCTTGGAAATTGGGGAAAAAGAAACGAATGACTTGTTGGGtagctaataaaaaaaaaaaaaggttgcaatCGCATGTAGTTAAATATGTTTTCATACACGAGAACATGTTTTCTTACACCGTTAAATTAGAGAACATGTTTTCTTACACCATTAAATTAAAGGACCATTAAATTAGAGAACATGTTTTCTTACACCATTAAATTAGAGGACCATACTTGCTACTAGCATGTAGGCAAATATTTTAGACTTCTACGTGGTTTCTCTAATTTTAGACTTCTATGCGGCTTCTCTAATTTCATGTTCTCTAAAATATTCGCGGGCTTTTTGTAGTAATACTTGCTACTAGCATGAAAATTGTCCGTGCATCCCAAAATAgcagcttctctctctctctctggaagCGTTCAAACTCATGAGGCAACCCAATATATATTTCAACAGGGGCTTATTAAAGTGAAAAACCCACCTCCAGCAATCCCATTTCatttcctcctcctctctcgcTCCTTACACTATCTCGTCATCATCTTCTCTGCCATGGTCGAGGaactctcctctctcttcttaGAATCTGTCAATttgtatttgaaatttgaattcacTTGTAATCTgatatatgtttatattgtAATCAACTTTTCTTGTAATCTCTATATAATGAAATCAAAACCTCACTTATCATTAACTAACTTGAGCTTATGCAATCAATCTCTAAAACCCTAGTTTAAACTCTTTCATTGAGGTACTTGTATACCTATTCTCAGCCTCAGGCAGGATGTTGGTGGCCTAGTTGCTGAACCAAATTAATTCTTTCGGAATAATGTAGATTCACTTCAGTTGATTTAGTTCTCTGCATTGCAGGAATCAGGATGTTTGCTCACATGCTTTTGGCATCCCTCACCGTCCTCATTTCCTTCTTGGGGGTCCGCGGTATTATAATTTTTGTGATTTATTTCTTTAATTCCAAAAAGTAATCCAAAAACCAACCCAAATGTGTTACTATTTCAAGTAGTAGGAGACCAATTAACCAAAGTCCTAATCCAAATCTCTTCTTTGATTTCCCCCAATTTCTTACACACCCAACAAAGCACAATGACAATCCAATACCTCCTCTTTGAGCTCCTTAAGCTCCTTCCCCTGAAGATCGAAAGTCAAACGAATTCCCAGCTCCGCCACCTCCAACCTTTCACCTCTCGACGCAACACCGGGGGATCTTCCTCGCATTTGCGAATGGGCCTCTGAGTCGCATCCGCCGCGTCCCCCACCGACTGAAAATAAAGCCGGCCGGCATCCTTTTGCTTGCAATTTTGTTTGCACACCGGGCAAGTGTACTTCTTCGTCCTCGCAGAGTACTCGAACCACTGTTGCAGACTAGGGTTTCACACCGAAGACGTCGCCGTATTAAACATCAATTTCCGAACAAATGCATACATTGAGATTAAACAAACATACACAAATTGaatacatatatacatgtaGAGAGAGCGAGATAGAAaagagtggagagagagagagagatagaccaGAGCTCGTGGAAGACATGGCCGCAGATGGAGATGGATTGCAGATCCTCAGAAGTGGGCTTGAGGTCTTCGTAGCAGATTGAGCAGATtgttttggtgaaattgttGGAATCTGCATCGGCCATCTCTCTGGTCTCTAATCTAGGGTTTCGGATTTGAGATTTATTTGTGTCATGGTTTTGGAGGGCCGTGCGTGGAGCCAACTGAGCGGGAAGAAGTGGAATTAGAGGGAGgggaaaatcaaaggaaatttAACTAAAAGTTTTCGTTctattcattttaatgaaaaattaaatttttaagttaaaaaattaattttagtactatttattttattctttaattaaaacttcaagttttcaagttatttttattagttttcctaaaatcaAATGTAAAATTTGCAAATTACAAGAGCATTAATTCTAGTCTAATTACAACTTATCATTTGTTCAATGCCTTTCAATTCTATTTCAGGTTGGGTTAATTGTGCGTGTTTAACTACAGATGAGTCTGTTGTCATTCTAATTTTCTAAGATCACTATGTGCCCCATATAGTATTAGCCctagtttggtactgaggtaaTTCTGAAAAAAgtgattataaaaaaaagttgggagctgttttatgtttggtaaacattcagcttcagctttttttttcaaagttttgggtgaaaaaaagccaaaatcacaaagctgcaaaacccagctttg
This genomic window contains:
- the LOC126613866 gene encoding 40S ribosomal protein S7-like encodes the protein MAAVMRILAYLKSAPGKGILYEHHGHMRIEGFTDVDWEGDVTDKRSTSGYFTFVGGNLVTWLNKKQNVKEAMKLYCDNKFTREIAENPKISKDNNTEPTEFEESVAQAVFDLENTNQELKSDLKDLYINSAIQVDAYGSKKAAVIHVPYRLRKAYRKILVRLVRELEKKFSGKDVILIATRRIVRPPKKGSAAQRPRSRTLTAVHEAMLEDVVLPAEIIGKRIRYCLDGSKTMKVFLDPKERNNTEYKLESFPAVYRKLSGKDVVFE
- the LOC126627016 gene encoding uncharacterized protein LOC126627016 → MLKQADGSYACVAESATRFTLGELAPRTALQNHDTNKSQIRNPRLETREMADADSNNFTKTICSICYEDLKPTSEDLQSISICGHVFHELCLQQWFEYSARTKKYTCPVCKQNCKQKDAGRLYFQSVGDAADATQRPIRKCEEDPPVLRREVKGWRWRSWEFV